The nucleotide window GAGGCCAGGGCCGCGCGGCCCACGGTATCAGTAGTCGCGCCAGCGCCCGCTGGCAGTCGACCGGACGTACAAAATAGACCACAGCCCCTAGGCCCAACAAGATTGTCAAACCCAAGGCCGCTCGTCGCCAACTGCTGGTGGAGATCATTTGATTCCAGTCCAGCGTGAGCGGCCGTGCAGTCCAGTCTGACAATGCAGCCTGACGTAGCGAATGACTTCCGAATCGATGGTCGGTTTTGATGCACTCGCTGGGTGCAAGCGCATGTTCAGCAGCATCCAGTTGCGCTAGTTCGAATGCCACCGGTAATCGTCCCGCTTGATCTGGATAACGCTGCTCCAGCCAGTTCGCGATATCCAGCGGACGAATGCCACAGCGCAGGGCCGGCAGCAACCGCCAACGCATCAGCCAACCGGCAGCGGTCAGCAGGATGCCCCATGACAACCACCGCAGGCCCAACTCCTCGCGTCGCAGCGTAGCATCGATCAGCATCAGCGCAACGGCCAGCATCGATACAGCGGTTAACCACGTCAGTACTCCTCGCCATCGAATCTGGCTACGCGCCCGTCTAGCTGCGCTCTCGCAGTTGGCCAGCAGTTGCGAGCTGGGTGGGATGTCGTCCGATGCAGGCATGGTTGGATCGTGCTCGGTCACTTAACGCACTCGTCGAAATACCAATCCGCCTACCTCAATACCAGCCTCGCCAACAACGCGAGGCGTGGTGAGCTTGACCTCGGCGGTGCCGGCAGGCAGACTGATCTTGCCCAAGTTCAGCGGTTTGAACGGTTTGACGTACGATTCACTCGTTCGCGGCACGCGGTCGTGTTGTGCGCCTACGGCCGGAGGATCATGCGACTGGATTATCGCGCAACCAAGGTTTTGGCCAGCACACGTCATCAGCACTTCGGTGCCTACGGATGCTTCAGGGCAGGTGTGGTAGAGGTCGACTTCAAAGTTGCCGCCCGCCAACAGTTCCACTTGCCATGTCACGTGGTCGGTTTCTTTCTTCCAGTTGGTGAAATACGAACAGTTCGGTGCCCTGGCCGATCGCTGCACGGAGCCGTTCGCAATACCGTCGCGGGCGGGTAGTTCACTGCGATGAAAGTCGGGATGTCCAATCGGAAACGGCAGAAGATTCATGGCCGCTTCGTCCGCCAGCGCCTGCCGCCACTCCGCAGCTCGAATACTCAGTAGCCTGGTCAATTCGGCGCGATGTTGACTGATGTCATGTTTCTGTTCGGGATCGGCCACCATGTCAAATAATCGGCCGGTGGAATCCAGTCGGAACTGTTGCGTTCTCAGGCTGACTTGTCCGCTCCAGTGCGAGAAAATGGTGCGGTCGTTCAGGCTGACTTCCTGCCCCAACATCAATGGTTTGAGGCTCACGCCGTCAAGCGGCTTGGAACTCATCACGGGCACATCGGCCAAGTCCGCCAATGTCGGCAACAAGTCGATGGCACCACAAATCTGTGTTATCAGTTTGCCGCTCGGAAATTGTGAGGGCCAACGGATGAACAGCGGCGAACGAACTCCGCCTTCGTCCGTGCTGCCCTTGCGTCCTTTCATGCCTCCATTCCAACGGTGGCTGTTCGGACCGTTATCGCTAAAGAATACGACGATGGTGCTCTGCAACAGCTGCGACTGCTCCAATTTTGACAGCACGCGACCAACGTTAAAGTCCAGATTTTCAACCATCGCTAGTGCCGCGCGGGTAAACATGATGTCCTCTGGCCCTTCATCGCCGGCACGCATGGAGTATGTCCGATCTTGATGACGTTCCCAATATTCGTCGGGTACCTGCATGGGTGTGTGCGGTGTCGGAATGGCCAACAACATGAAGAATGGGTGATTGGCATGTTGGTCGATAAATGTCAATGCGCGGTCTGTCACGTCATCTACAATGAATCCGTTGCCCTGAACTGGCATTGCGTTGTGTTCCAATGCCGGCGAGAAGTAATCGCCCCAATGCCCCGAACAGAATCCGTAGAACTCATTGAATCCACGCGCCAGCGGATGATAGGGATACTGTGAACCGTTGTGCCACTTGCCAAAGCAGGCGGTTTGATAACCCGCAGCGCGGAAGTCCTGGGCGATGGTGCGTTCGTCCAGATTCAATCGCTCTTTGCCCTGCGAGACGCCATGTACACCAGTTCGCAAGTGATAGCGTCCAGTCAAAAACTCGGCTCGTGTCGGTGCGCACACCGGCGACACGAAAAAGCGATCAAAACGCACGCTCGCATGAGCAAGTGAATCTAAACTGGGAGTGGATAGATTGGTGTTGCCATGGAACGACAAATCTCCCCAGCCTTGATCGTCCGTCAAAATCACAATTACGTTGGGCGGTGCGTTGACGACGGGGTGTTGATCAGCATGCTTCGATTCATCGGCTCCAGCACCCAGTAACGACCGGCAGCTGCAAAGCATGAATGCGAAAACTACGAGCCAATGGAACTTCATGCTGACCTTTATTACTCGCTGCTCGATCGCCGGTTAGTAATTCAATTTGAAACCGTTTGAGACAAACACTGTCCAGGCATGTGCTGGGCCGGCGCGGAGCCGAACATACTACGATTGAACAGTCTTTGTCGCTTTCCAAGAGTCTTCGCGTACTTGTTGATTGATGGCTCCGGCCCCGCTGGTCCCAGCTTACAAATCCTCTAAAGCCCCTGGAGCGTTTAATTCTACCACAAGTACCAGGCCCTGCTCTGTCCGGTTCCACTATTGGCAAAATATGGAAGATACAGACAATAGACGACTTCGATTGATTGTTTAACTGCGTTACAGGATGCGAGGCGCAAGATGAATAGATTGTTTGAAGGCAAGCGTGGATTGATCTTAGGCGTGGCCAATGACCGCTCGATCGCCTGGGCGGTAGCTAAGGAAATTATGGATCAGGGTGGTGTGTGCGGGTTTTCTCACCTGCCGGACAAACCTGATGATCCTCGCAAGAAGAATCGGCTCCGCGTTTCCAAGTGCGTCGATCACTATCCGCAGCATGCGACGTTTCTCGAGCCGTTGGATGTGCAGTCCGACGAGCAGGTTGCTCAGTTTATGCAGTTGGCCGGCGAGCGCTTGGGGCACATCGACTTTTTATTGCACTCAATAGCCTTTGCCGATCGAGATGATTTGGCGCGTGACACAGTGCACACCAGCCGACAGGGGTTCAAACTGGCCATGGACGTCAGTGTCTACAGCCTGATCGCAGTGACTCAAGCTGCGCAAGTTCTCATGAAGCCGCAGACTTCGGTGTTGACGATGACCTATTTTGGTGGCGAAAAGTGTGTGCCAGGCTACAACGTGATGGGCATCTGCAAGGCGGCACTGGACGCTACCGTGCGCTACTTGGCATTTGACTTAGGATTGCGCGGTCAGCGCGTCAACGCGGTCAGCGCTGGTCCGCTGAAGACGCTGGCCGGTACCGCCGCCGGTGTAGGTGAAATGCAGCGCTACTATGATTACGTTGCACCGCTGGGGCGCTGTGTGACTCACGACGAAGTGGGTCGGGCTGGTGCGTATCTGTTGAGCGACTACAGTGGCGGTATCACCGGCGAAATACTGCACGTTGATTCTGGGTACAACATCATGGGCAGCCCCGGACGCTTGCTGGAGACGCTGAAGGATGCAGCCACAACAGCTTAGCTAGTCTGCGTAGCTGCGCTCCTAATTGGTAGCTACGTTCGCAAACGGTAGCCACGTTCTCCAGAACGTGGTTCTCCAGAACGTCAATCGCCAGCGACGTCAACTGAGGTCTGGTGAACGCAGCTTTAGATTGATCTGGGCTTAGCAGAGCAATTCCGCAGGAGCGGATGGCGCATGAAGATATTGTTAGTGGCTGCCTACTTCCCGCCGCTCAATCGTATGGCCTCGTCACGCCCCGCCTCGTGGGCCGTGCATTTAGCCCAGGCCGGGCATCAAGTCACGGTCCTGACCAGCAAAAAGCATCCCTACCATGGACCGCTCACGCTGCCGTTGCCTGAATTGCCTGAAGGTACCGAAGTGATCGAGCTGGATTACAGTCTGGCTGACAAGTGGGGTTATGGAGGCAAGAGCAGTTTACGGCGAATCCTGTATGGCTGGCAGCGGCTATCTTGGATGCTGACGGCGACCATGCACGCCCGGCGATTGTCGCGTACCAGGCGTTTCGATGCCATTGTATCCACCTACAGTCCCATCGCGCCCATTTGGCTGGGATACGTTGCCAAACGAGCCCATGCGCGCAGCCACTGGATCGTGGATTATCGCGATTTGTGGACTGGCAACCCCTATCGACAGCGCGGGGCCATCGCCGAGCGCGTTTTAGAGTCAATTCAGCGCTGGCTACTGGGCCGAGCATCCTTACTCACAACAATTTCACCGCCATTGCAATCGGCATTGCAAAAAATGGTTCCACAATTGGCAGTGGCGGTGGTCTTCAACGGCTACGATCAAGTCGCTTCGGCACCCCACAATTCGCTCAACGATCGTGAATCGGAAAACAACGACCGTCTGATTCGAATTGTTTACACCGGTACCATCTACCCGCAGAAGCGTGACCCCGAACCGTTGTTTCAAGCGCTGCGAGCCCTGGCAGATCAACAACAAATTGATTTGCAACGATTTCAACTGTGCTTTCTGGGAGACAAATTGGCAGGCTTGCCGCAACTGCTTCATCAATATCAACTCAGTCACCTGGCACATCTGCCGGGGCAAGTCTCGCGCGAGCAGTCACATCAAACACAGAGTCAAGCAGCACTACTACTGTTGTTGGGTGCCGACGATGCTGGCGTGTTGCCTGGCAAGTTATTTGAGTACTTGGCGGCCGGTCGACCGGTACTGGCAATTGGCGATACGCCCGCTTCCGATGCTGGGCGCCTGTTGCACGATGCGGGTTGTGGCTTGGCCGTCGGCCGAGATGTGGAGCAGATCAAAAGCGTTCTACTGGAATTGTACACCGGTAGCCGATTGTCGTACTTCCATCCGCAGTCTGATGTAATCGCCGCCTACAGCCGCGCAGCCCAAGCGCGCAAACTTGAGGAACTACTGCTTGGACTCTTGAAAGATATTTAACTGAATGGGTAGCTGCATCCGTTAATCGGTAGCTACGTTCACCGGAACGTGGAGGCTGTTCGTAGCTCGTCAGGTGTGTGCCGCAAGTCGCCAACAACTGGTATGTTCCCTTTGGCAATTCGCATGACAGTTCAATCAAAGTTTGAACTGTCACACGGATCGCTGAGATGCTGCATGCACGTGAGCTAAGCCGCCTTCTGGCGATCTTCGGCTTGATTCAGTTTGTTGTACAACGTCTTCAGGCTGATTTCCAGTTCATCGGCGGCTGCTTGCTTGTTACCGTTGTGCCTAGAGACAGCTTCAATAATGGCGGTCAGCTCCAATTCTCGCATGGTCATTGGCCCCAATGAGCGCAACTCTTTTCTGAGTCGACGATCGGTAAACTGTTTGGGCAAATGTTCAGGCAGAATAGGTGGGGACTCGCAGAGGATCGAAGCGTGCTCGATTACATTGGCTAGTTCCCGTACATTGCCTGGCCACACATGTCCCATCAGCAACTCCATGGCCTCGGGGCTGAACAACCGGTCATCGTCGATTGCGTCCTGACGAAAGCGCCGGAACAGATGCACCGCCAGCGCTGGCAAATCGCTGGTTCGTTCTCGCAGGGGTGGCAGGCGGATTTCAAAGGTGTTGATGCGGAACATCAAGTCCTCGCGAAACTGGCTTTGTTCGACCATGTGTTCCAAATCGCGGTGCGTAGCACACACAATGCGTACGTCGACTTTGAATGGCTGGTTATCGCCCACGCGACGCACTTCACCGCTTTCCAGCACCCGCAACAGCTTGGCCTGCATCGACAGTGGGAGTTCACCGATTTCATCCAAAAAAATCGTACCACCAGACGCCATCTCGAACAGTCCTTCGCGCTGCGCGTCGGCACCAGTGAATGCACCTTTTTTGTGACCGAATAACTCGCTTTCAATTAGGCTTTCTGGCAGAGCACCACAATTGATGGCCACGAAGGGCGCAGACGCCCGCAGGCTTTGATCGTGAACGCTTCGGGCCACCAGTTCTTTGCCGCACCCGGTTTCGCCGCGAATCATGACCGTCGATTGCGTGGGGGCAACCTTGGCGATCAATTGCTTGACGGAATCCATCGAGGGATGCGTACCGATCAAGTGCTTGGACACACCGGACTTCTCAATGCGCTGCTTGACAGCGTAGAACTGCCGCACCAAGTCGCGACGATCCAAAATGGCTTGCAGCAATTGTCGCAAGTCATTCCAGCTACAGGGTTTCGTCAGGTAGTCGCAAGCACCATAGCGCATAGCCGCAACGGCTGTCTCCAACGATTTCTTGCCTGTCAACACCACCGCCTCGGTTTGCGGTGAATGTTCGCGGATCTGTCGAATAACTTCGATACCGCTCAGTCCAGGCATATCCAGGTCCAC belongs to Pirellulaceae bacterium and includes:
- a CDS encoding glycosyltransferase, translating into MKILLVAAYFPPLNRMASSRPASWAVHLAQAGHQVTVLTSKKHPYHGPLTLPLPELPEGTEVIELDYSLADKWGYGGKSSLRRILYGWQRLSWMLTATMHARRLSRTRRFDAIVSTYSPIAPIWLGYVAKRAHARSHWIVDYRDLWTGNPYRQRGAIAERVLESIQRWLLGRASLLTTISPPLQSALQKMVPQLAVAVVFNGYDQVASAPHNSLNDRESENNDRLIRIVYTGTIYPQKRDPEPLFQALRALADQQQIDLQRFQLCFLGDKLAGLPQLLHQYQLSHLAHLPGQVSREQSHQTQSQAALLLLLGADDAGVLPGKLFEYLAAGRPVLAIGDTPASDAGRLLHDAGCGLAVGRDVEQIKSVLLELYTGSRLSYFHPQSDVIAAYSRAAQARKLEELLLGLLKDI
- a CDS encoding arylsulfatase, with protein sequence MLCSCRSLLGAGADESKHADQHPVVNAPPNVIVILTDDQGWGDLSFHGNTNLSTPSLDSLAHASVRFDRFFVSPVCAPTRAEFLTGRYHLRTGVHGVSQGKERLNLDERTIAQDFRAAGYQTACFGKWHNGSQYPYHPLARGFNEFYGFCSGHWGDYFSPALEHNAMPVQGNGFIVDDVTDRALTFIDQHANHPFFMLLAIPTPHTPMQVPDEYWERHQDRTYSMRAGDEGPEDIMFTRAALAMVENLDFNVGRVLSKLEQSQLLQSTIVVFFSDNGPNSHRWNGGMKGRKGSTDEGGVRSPLFIRWPSQFPSGKLITQICGAIDLLPTLADLADVPVMSSKPLDGVSLKPLMLGQEVSLNDRTIFSHWSGQVSLRTQQFRLDSTGRLFDMVADPEQKHDISQHRAELTRLLSIRAAEWRQALADEAAMNLLPFPIGHPDFHRSELPARDGIANGSVQRSARAPNCSYFTNWKKETDHVTWQVELLAGGNFEVDLYHTCPEASVGTEVLMTCAGQNLGCAIIQSHDPPAVGAQHDRVPRTSESYVKPFKPLNLGKISLPAGTAEVKLTTPRVVGEAGIEVGGLVFRRVR
- a CDS encoding enoyl-ACP reductase gives rise to the protein MNRLFEGKRGLILGVANDRSIAWAVAKEIMDQGGVCGFSHLPDKPDDPRKKNRLRVSKCVDHYPQHATFLEPLDVQSDEQVAQFMQLAGERLGHIDFLLHSIAFADRDDLARDTVHTSRQGFKLAMDVSVYSLIAVTQAAQVLMKPQTSVLTMTYFGGEKCVPGYNVMGICKAALDATVRYLAFDLGLRGQRVNAVSAGPLKTLAGTAAGVGEMQRYYDYVAPLGRCVTHDEVGRAGAYLLSDYSGGITGEILHVDSGYNIMGSPGRLLETLKDAATTA
- a CDS encoding sigma-54-dependent Fis family transcriptional regulator; this encodes MKTSKPLNGLNVLFADDEESLQELMSLELPRMGHSVAVCPDGPSAIAVARNQQFDCMIVDLDMPGLSGIEVIRQIREHSPQTEAVVLTGKKSLETAVAAMRYGACDYLTKPCSWNDLRQLLQAILDRRDLVRQFYAVKQRIEKSGVSKHLIGTHPSMDSVKQLIAKVAPTQSTVMIRGETGCGKELVARSVHDQSLRASAPFVAINCGALPESLIESELFGHKKGAFTGADAQREGLFEMASGGTIFLDEIGELPLSMQAKLLRVLESGEVRRVGDNQPFKVDVRIVCATHRDLEHMVEQSQFREDLMFRINTFEIRLPPLRERTSDLPALAVHLFRRFRQDAIDDDRLFSPEAMELLMGHVWPGNVRELANVIEHASILCESPPILPEHLPKQFTDRRLRKELRSLGPMTMRELELTAIIEAVSRHNGNKQAAADELEISLKTLYNKLNQAEDRQKAA